In the genome of Abyssalbus ytuae, the window TCTACAGAGGCTAAGTGGACCATCAATGAAGATGGTAGTATGACTGTTAAAGATAAAACCGGCGATATCCAAACCAAAAGAAATTTCGGAGACGTTCAACTTCATATTGAATGGAAATCACCTGCCGAAATTCAGGGTGAAAATCAATCCAGGGGAAACAGCGGTATCTTTTTACAGGGACGTTATGAAATACAGGTACTGGATAATAATAACAATGAAACTTATGTAAACGGCCAGGTTGGGTCAATATACAAACAATCTGTACCCCTGGCCATGGCTTCGGTACCTTCAGGAGAATGGAATACTTATGATATTATCTATCATGCTCCCAGGTTCAATAAAGCTGGCAATAAAATTAAATCGGGAACCATAACGGTACTTCATAATGGTATTCTTATTCAGGATCATTATGAACTAAAAGGAACTACCGAATATATCGGGCTCCCCAAAAATCCGCCTCATGGCAAAGCACCTTTAATTTTACAGGATCATGGCGACAACAGCCGTGTAAGCTACCGGAATATTTGGGTAAGGGAATTGAATTAACTTTATCTGTCTAAATATTAAAAAACAACAGTACAAAAGGTAAAAACATACATCCCCGGGAAAATTATATGAGATTTTAACCCTGTTTTCCCATTAGCTATCCCCTTAAAAGTTGAATTTTTTTCATCATATATTACAACCATTACTTTAAACATAGTGTTGTATTTAATTAACTTTATGTGACTTACAACAAAAAAATAAACACAGGTAAGGTAAATAGCTATTCTTTTTACTCGCTTTCTTTTAACCCGAAACTGAATGTTGTCCAAAAGCTTTCCCAGTCCGAATCGTTCTTATCAGGTGACGGGATCATATGTGTTGCATGTAAAAACCAGTCGCCTTCTCTTTCTAATTTGAATGAGCAAATACCATTTTCATCCGTTCTTGAATATTGAACTATCGCTGGTTCGTTACCCATTCTATTTCGGGCAGTAATTACCTTATTTTTAAGTGGTTCCCCCATAAAAAACACTTTTGCCTTTATCCAATCTCCCCGATTCAATTCATAAGGATTTTGTAACAATACAATTTCAAAATTATGTCCTACAGTTGTGTTATAAATACGGTCGCCTGGTTTTGGATTACTTTGAATTAAGGTTTTTATATACCGGGTGTATCTTTCGGATTGTTCTGTTTTAGTACTATCATCAACAATAATATTCTCAATATTATCTACCTGTAAGTAATTTTTAAATTCTTCGTTGGGTAAGGTTATCCGGGCATAATCCCGTTCCATATGTATTAAGCCAAGCCCTTTAAAATCAACCTCCATTTCCAACACCGGTAAAGTCCCATCTTCTAATTTTGATAACAAATCAGTTTTTCCGTTTTCTGTGATAAGTTCAAACTTTTTAGTGATAGATTTTTGCACAGGCCTCTCCAATTCAATGTTAAATCCATCAGCTACGAAAAGGTGAAGTTCCAGCTTTTCACCTTCTTTAACAAAAAAATCATATGCAATCAAAACATATTCGTGAGCAAAAAGTGCAGTGACTAAAAAAATGAATAGTAAAACTGTTATTATTTTTTTCATGGGTGTATTGTGTTAGATAATTTTTTTTCAGGTTCTTCTCAGCAATGGTATGTTCGGTTTAATTTTTTCCCTTAATTAAAAATTGGCAAAAACATGGTTAATTATAAAAAACAGATAAAACTTTACAGGAAAAATTATTATTTCTTCCCTATATAAATGTAATTATTTACCAAGTACAATGCACAAAAAATTCTGTATTTATAATTATATAGACCCCCCCTTCCTTTTAAAAATTCCAATCAACGAATCAACCCAACCACCATCACCGGTCATCAACCTTCAAATCATAACTCATAAATTTTCTTTTCCCATGTAACCTTTTGTACCCCTTGTTTTCTTTTATCCCCCTAAGGCAATATCTATTTTAGGATTCTCTTAGGCGACTTCACATTAAAGATATGTTGAAGAAAAAAGTTAAAAATTTTATTCATACTTAAAAACAAAAATCAATGAAAAAGTATTTTTATGTATTACTATTCGTTGCCGGGGGTATTTGCATGACCTCCTGCAATAAAGACGACGACACCCCTTCACCAAAAAGCGATGCCAAACAAATCATTAGTTTTGTTTTTAAGAAGGAAGACAATAAAGCTTTGAACGAAGATGTAACAGCAGAAATAAACCAGGAAGACAAAACCATTACCGCCACTGTACCTTTTGGCACTGAACTGACCTCCTTATTGCCTTTAATAGAAGTTTCCGAAAAAGCCACCGTATCACCCACAGGTACACGGGATTTTTCCAGTGAAGTTGATTATGTGGTAACTGCCGAAAACGGTACCAAAGCAACTTATAAGGTATCGGTTAAAAAAGCAGACCCCGGTACGGGAAAACAAATCCTCAGTTTTGTTTTTAAGGAGGAAGACAATACAGCTTTGAACGAAGATGTAACAGCAGAAATAAACCAGGAAGAAAAAACCATTACCGCTACCGTACCTTTTAACACTGACGTAACCTCCTTATTGCCTTTAATAGAAGTCTCCGAAAAAGCCACCGTATCACCCACAGGCGCACAGGATTTTTCCAGTGAAGTTGATTATATAGTAACTGCTGACAACGGTACCAAAGCAACTTATAAGGTATCGGTTAAAAAAGCAGACCCCGGTACGGGAAAACAAATCCTCAGTTTTGTTTTTAAGGAGGAAGACAATACAGCTTTGAACGAAGATGTAACAGCAGAGATAGACCATGATAACCATACCATCATTGCCAGCATACCTGCCAGTATTGACCTAACCACTTTGACCCCCTCCATAGAAGTTTCCGAAGGGGCAGCCGTATCATTTTCCGGCCCGCAGGAATGTTCCAATGAGGTTATTTATACTGTTACCGCACAGGATGCAACCCAGGCAGCCTATACGTTTGCATTTAAGTTTACCGCCACCACCCAAAAGGAAGTATTAATGGCCATATATAAGAGCAACCCTTGCAATACCTTTGGCTGGGACCTTGACAATGAAGACATTAGTGAATGGAACGGGGTAGAAGTAGATAATCAAGGTAATATTATTCGATTAGACTTACCTTCCAGGAAATTGACAAATCTCCCTGCAGAGATCGGGCAGCTCACCAGCCTGGAATACTTGTCTTTAAGAAACAACCAACTAACAAGTATCCCTACAGAGATCGGGCAGCTCACAAACTTAGAATTCTTAAATTTAGGAAACAACCAACTAACGAGTATACCTATAGAGATCGGGCAGCTTACCAGCCTGGAACAATTATATTTAAACTACAACCAACTAACGAATATACCTATAGAGATCGGCCAGCTTACCAGCCTGAAAACCTTGTCTTTAAGAAGCAACCAACTAACGAGTATCCCTACAGAGATCGGGCAGCTCACAAGCTTGGAAACCTTGTCTTTAGGAAACAACCAACTAACGAGTATCCCCGCTGAAATAGGTCAGCTCACCAGCCTGGTATCCTTGTATTTAGACTATAACAAACTAACGAGTATACCTATAGAGATCGAACAGCTCACAAGCCTGAAATACTTATATTTACACAACAACCAACTAACGAGTATCCCCGCTGAAATAGGTCAGCTCACCAGCCTGGAATACTTATATTTAAGTAACAACCAACTAACGAGTATTCCTGCTGAAATAGGTCAGCTCACCAACCTGGAAACCTTATCTTTAAGCAACAACCAACTAACCAGCATTCCTTCGGAGGTGTGTAATTTGGGAAATAACGGGACTACTATTAAAAAAGATGATGATGTTACCTGCGAAACAGCTGTAGATGATCCAGAGAAGTAACTTTTTGTACCCCGTGTTTTCGGGGTGGTTAAACATAAATATGGTCTTTTAGTATTTATTTAAAAGCAAATTAAGGGTTGTTATTAAAACAACCCTTTTTTTATATATTTTCATGGGAAGGCGATGGAAAATTAGTTTTATTTACAAGGTTAAAAGGGCGAAGTATAAAAATTACATTTCGAATGTTCTCCACCTTTTAGGAGGAAGTCCCCTGCCACAGCGTGGAAAACAGGTAGCAGGCACCCCTCTTTGAGAGGGGAAAAATTTACCTGGTAAATCAGGGGTGTGTATAAGTATATTTGGTTATATTCCCTGGAAGAACGACACCCATTCTGAATCCTGCTTTCCTAATTATAAAAATTATCCGTCATCTGCCCACCTGTCCTGTCATCATGAGGAGCATAACAAATAAACGATTACACAAATTAACATAACATCCATCTCTTTTAAAATCCCAGGCACCAAATTCCAATCAACTCCTCAGCGAATCAACCCAACCACCGTCACCGGTCATCAACCTTCAAATCATAACTCATAAATTTTCTTTTCCAATGTAACCTTTTGTACCCCTTGTTTTCTTTTATCCCCCTAAGGCAATAGCTATTTTAGGATTCTCTTAGGCGACTTCACATTAAAGATATGTTGAAGAAAAAAGTTAAAAATTTTATTCATACTTAAAACAAAAATCAATGAAAAAGTATTTTTATGTATTACTATTCGTTGCCGGGGGTATTTGCATAACCTCCTGCAATAAAGACGACGACAACCCTTCACCAAAAAGCGATGCAAAACAAATCCTCAGTTTTGTTTTTAAGGCAGCAAACAATAAAGCTTTGAACGAAGATGTAACAGCAGAAATAAACCAGGAAGATAAAACCATTGCCGCCACTGTACCTTTTGGCACTGAACTGACCTCTTTATTACCTGAGGTGAAAATTTCCGAAAAAGCGGCCGTATCACCCACAGGCACACGGGATTTTTCCAATGAGGTTACCTATACGGTAACTGCCGAAAACGGCACCAAAGCAACCTATAAAGTAATAGTAAACCAGGCAGAACCCAATGCCAGTAATGCCAAACAAATCCTCAGTTTTGTTTTTAAGGAGGAAGACAATAAAGCTTTGAACGAAGATGTAACAGCAGCAATAAACCAGGAAGACAAAACCATTACCGCCACCGTACCTTTTGGCACTGAACTGACCTCTTTATTGCCTTTAATAGAAGTCTCCGAAGAAGCCACCGTATCACCCACAGGCGCACAGGACTTTACCAATGAAGTTGATTATGTGGTAACTGCCGAAAACGGTACTACAGCAACCTATAAGGTATCGGTTAAGGAAGCAGACCCCGGTACGGGCAAACAAATACTCAGTTTTGTTTTTAAGGCAACAGACAATGCAGTTTTGAACGGCGAAGACGTAGCAGCAAAAATAGACCAGGACAACCATACCATTATTGCCGATATCCTTGCCAGTATAGATGCAACCGCTTTAACCCCTTCCATTGAAGTTTCCGAAGGGGCTACCGTATCATCTTCCGGCCCGCAGGAATGTTCCAATGAGGTTATTTATACCGTTACCGCACAGGATGCAACCCAGGCAACCTATACATTTACATTTAATTTTACCGCCACCACCCAAAAGGAAGTATTAATGGCCATATATAAGAGCAACCCCTGCAATACCCTTGGCTGGGACTTTAATGAGGATATTAGTGATTGGACCGGGGTAACGGTAGATGACAGTGAAGACAATATTATCGGGTTAAGCTTACCTTCCAGGAAATTGACAAATCTCCCTGCAGGGATTGGCCAGCTCACCAGCCTGGAAGACTTAATTTTAGGAGATAACCAGCTAACGGAGCTTCCTGCTGAGATTGGCCAGCTTACTCTTCTGGAAATCTTATATATAGGTGAGAACGAACTAACCGGACTCCCTGCTGAGATTGGCCAGCTTGAAAGTTTAAAAGAATTAGATTTATCCGGCAATCAACTAACCGGGCTCCCGGAAGAAATAGGCCAGCTTGCCAACCTGGAATACTTAAATTTAAATAAGAACCAACTAACCGGGCTTCCCGCAGAAATTGACCAGCTTACTCTTCTGGAAATATTGGAATTAAAAGAAAACTTACTAACGGGCTTTCCCACAGAGATTGGACAGCTTGAAAGTTTGAAAGAGTTACTTTTATCAGGTAACCAATTGACCAGTATCCCTGAACAGATTGGCAATCTCACTGATTTGACACATTTAGGTTTATATGACAACAAACTGGAAGAGGTCCCTGTACAGATTGGTAACCTTATTAATTTGACACACCTGGACTTAGGGAAAAACCTACTAACTTCCATTCCTGCAGAGATTGGTAATCTGGAAAGTTTGGAAATATTGGATTTAGATGACAATGACCAGTTAACAAGTATCCCCCAAGAGGTATGTGATTTGGAAGAAGATCAAGAGACAACGATTAATAAAGATGATGGTGCTATTTGTGAAGGGAGCGAAGATGATTAAAAGAAGTAACTTTTTGTACCCCGTGTTTTCGGGGTGGTTAAACATAAAAGATGTATTTTAACCTCACAATAAGCTTAAATTTGATTTTTTTTAGTATTTATTTAGAAACGGAATTAAGGGTTGTTATTAAAAACAGCCCTTTTTTTTATATATTTTCATGGGAAGGCGATGGAAAATTAGTTCTATTTACAAGGTTAAAAGGGCGAAGTATAAAAATTACATTTCGAATGTTCTCCACCTTTTAGGAGGAAGTCCCCTGCCACAGCGTGGAAAACAGGCAGCAGGCCCCCCTCTTTGAGAGGGGAAAGATTTGCCAGGCAAATCAGGGGTGTGTATAAATATATTTGGTTATATTCCCTGGAAGAACGACACCCATTCTGAATCCTGCATTCCTAATTATAAAAATTATCCGTCACTTGCCCACCCACCCTGTCATCATGAGGAGCGTAGCGAATAAACAATTACACACATCAACATAACATCCATCTCTTTTAAAATCCCAGGCACCAAATTCCAATCAACTCCTCAGCGAATCAACCCAACCACCGTCACCGGTCATCAACCTTCAAATCATAACTCATAAATTTTCTTTTCCCATGTAACCTTTTGTACCCCTTGTTTTCTTTTATCCCCCTAAAGCAATATCTATTTTAGGATTCTCTTAGGCGACTTCACATTAAAGATATGTTGAAGAAAAAAGTTAAAAATTTTATTCATACTTAAAACAAAAATCAATGAAAAAGTATTTTTATGTATTACTATTCGTTGCCGGGGGTATTTGCATGACCTCCTGCAATAAAGACGACGACAACCCTTCACCAAAAAGCGATGCCAAACAAATCATTAGTTTTGTTTTTAAGAAGGAAGACAATACAGCTTTGAACGAAGATGTAACAGCAGAAATAAACCAGGAAGACAAAACCATTACTGCTACCGTTCCATTTAACACTAACGTAACCTCTTTATTTCCTTTAATCGAAGTTTCTGAAGAAGCGACCGTATCACCCACAAGTGCCCGGGATTTCACCAATGAAGTTACCTATACCGTCACTGCTAAGGATGGTACCCAGGCCATTTATAAAATATCGGTTGAAATTGCCCTGAACAATGCCACCCAAATCACCGGTTTTGTTTTTAAGGAGGGAGACAATAAAGCTTTGAACGAAGATGTAACAGCAGAGATAGACCATGATAACCATACCATCATTGCCAGCATACCTGCCAGTATTGACGTAACCTCTTTGACCCCCTCCATAGAAGTTTCCGAAGGGGCTGCCGTATCATCTTCCGGCCCTCAGGAATGTTCCAATGAGATTATCTATACTGTTACCGCACAGGATGATACCCAAGTGGCCTATACATTTACATTTAAGTTTACAGCCACCACCGAAAAAGAAGTATTAATAGCCATATATAAGAGTAACCCCTGCAACACCTTAGGATGGGACATTACCATTGAGGATCTTAGTGAATGGACCGGTATAACGTTAGATGATGAAGGCAAGGTTATTCAATTATCACTCTATGATGAGATTGAGGTAGATGGGTATGGACTGACTATTCTTCCTGCTGAGATTGGCAAGCTTAGAAGCTTAGAAAAATTAAATTTATCCGGGAACAAGATAACTGAGCTCCCAACTGAAATTGGCAAGCTTTTAAAGCTAAAACATTTAGATTTAAAATATAACCCACTTAGCGAACTCCCAACAGAGATCAGTTTACTTGCCAACCTGCAAATATTGTATTTATTCGAAACCAAACTAATTGAGTTCCCAAAACAGATTTTACAGTTAACCAACTTAGAAAAATTAGATTTATCCGGAAACCAAATCACCAGTCTCCCCATTGAAATCGGGTTGCTTACTAACTTAGAAACATTATTATTATCTAACATCCACCTGGTTAAGTTCCCAGGAGAGATTTTACAGTTAACCAACTTAGAAAAATTAAATTTGTCCGGAAACCAAATCACCAGCATCCCTACTGAGATTGAGAAGCTTATCAGCTTAGTAGAATTAGATTTATCTAAAACCCATCTGGTTAAGTTCCCAGGAGAGATCTTACAGTTAACCAATTTAGAAAAATTAAATTTATCCGGAAACCAACTCACCAGTATCCCTACTGAGATTGGGGAGCTTACCAGCTTAGTAGAATTAGATTTACAAAACACTACCTTAACTAGCATTCCCTCAGAGATCGGGCTGCTTACAAGCTTGGAATTCTTATTTTTAGAAGATAATCAACTAACCAGTATTCCGGCACAAGTCTGTGATTTGAAAAATAAGGGAACTATAATTTATAACGACAAAGATGTTACCTGCGAAACAGCTGTAGATGATTAAAAGAAGTAACTTTTTGTACCCCGTGTTTTCGGGGTGGTTAAACATAGATATGGTCTTTTAGTATTTATTTAAAAGCAAATTAAGGGTTGTTATTAAAACAGCCCTTAATTTATATATTCCTTACTGTACTTACAGTATTTTTTTATACGTTGCAAATTCTCTCCCATACAATATACCTTTTTTTTAAATAGTCAACTTATATCAAAGATATACAGCTTTTCAAAACCTAAGGTTTTATTACCTTTGCGCTACTTTAAATATTTTGCATGATTAAATCTATGACAGGTTTTGGGAAAAGTGTCATTCAGCTTCCCAACAAAAAAATAACCATTGAGTTAAAATCACTTAACAGCAAGAGTTTAGACCTAAACACACGTATTCCTCCCTCCTACAGAGAAAAAGAATTGCAAATGCGCAATACTATTGCCAATGTTCTTGTAAGAGGCAAGATAGATATGGGGCTGTATGTTGAGATAACGGGAGAAGAAACTACAAGCCAGATTAATGCCGGGGTTGTAAAACAATATATAACCCAGCTAAAAAATATTATTGATGGCGATGAAGTTGAACTTTTAAAAATGGCGGTGAGAATGCCAGATGCCCTTAAAACCGAGAAAGAAGAAGTTGATGAAGAAGAGTTTAAAGTGATTAATAAAGCTTTAAATGAAGCCCTAAGTGAAATTGACAAATTCAGAACCCAGGAAGGGAAAGTTCTTGAAAATGATTTTATTGAAAGAATAACTGCCATACAAAATTTACTGACAGAGGTTAAGAAAATAGACCCGGAACGAATGGTTGCCGTGAGGGAACGGCTTGAAAAAGCAGTCACAGAATTAAAAGAAAATGTTGATGAAAACCGCTTTGAACAGGAACTTATATATTATCTTGAAAAATATGATATTACAGAAGAAAAAGTAAGATTGGAAAACCACCTTGACTATTTTTTGGAAACTATAAAATCTAACGATTCCAACGGAAAAAAACTGGGTTTTATTTGTCAGGAAATAGGGCGGGAAATAAATACTATGGGTTCTAAAGCTAATTATGCTCCTTTACAGCAAATAGTAGTGCAAATGAAAGACGAACTGGAAAAAGTAAAAGAACAAATTCTAAACGTACTATAATGGAAGGAGGTAAATTAATTATATTTTCAGCTCCATCCGGTAGCGGGAAAACAACTATTGTAAGACATTTGTTACAGTTTCCCGAGCTTAACCTGGAGTTTTCTATTTCTGCCACCTCCCGCGAGCCCCGGGAAGGAGAAGAACACGGCAAACACTATTACTTTATTCCTTTAAAAGGCTTTAAGCAACATATTAAAAATGAGGATTTTATAGAATGGGAAGAGGTGTACAGAGATAATTTTTACGGCACCTTAAAAAGTGAAGTTGAACGTATTTGGGCCAAAGGTAAAAATGTAATTTTTGATATTGATGTTGCCGGAGGGCTTAGAATAAAACGTAAGTTCCCCCAACAAACTTTAGCCGTTTTTGTAAAGCCTCCCAGCGTTGACGAATTAAAAATACGTTTGAAGAAGAGAAAAACCGAAAGCGAGGATAAAATAAACATGCGTATAGCCAAAGCATCGGTAGAGCTTGCCACAGCTCCGCAGTTTGATACAATTATTAAAAATTATGACCTGGACATTGCCAAGGAAGAAGCATACAGTCTTGTGTCAGATTTTATCGGGTTGGAAAAGAAGAAAGAAGAATAATGTCCGCCACAAACTCTTATAAAAAAGTAGGGCTTTACTTTGGTACCTTTAACCCTATACATATAGGGCACCTGGTTATTGCCAATCACCTGGCAGAATACAGTGACATGAATGAAGTATGGTTTGTGGTAACACCTCAAAGCCCTTTTAAAACTAAAAAGACGATGCTGGATAATAACCAACGGTTAGAAATGGTATTCAGGGCTACCGAAGATTATACTACACTTAAACCCAGCAATATAGAGTTTGGCTTACCTCAGCCAAATTATACGGTAAACACACTGGCCTATCTTGAGGAAAAATATCCTGATTACGAATTTGCCCTTATTATGGGGGAAGATAACTTGAAAAGTTTTCATAAATGGAAAAACTATGATGTTATACTTCAAAATCATGATATTTATGTATATCCAAGAATTTCGGGTGGTACTACAGAAACACGATTTAATGATCACTCCCGGATACACTTTATTAATGCCCCGGTAATGGAGATTTCTTCTACTTTTATTAGAAATGCCATTAAAGAAGGAAAAAATGTGCGGCCTTTATTGCCCTACCCTGTTTGGAAATATTTAGATGAAATGAATTTTTATAAGAAGTAAATTCGTTTTACAGCGGGTACTAAAGCAGATGTGTTTTATAAACCGGACAGGTTGTGTTATGTAAATAATCATCAAAAATATTTAATGCTGAAATAAAAAAACCGCCTTAAAGCGGTTTTTGTTGTTTAATGTCCGGATATTTATTTTTCCAGCGCCGGTATTCTTAACACCTGACCCGGATATATCTTATCAGGATGTTTCAGCATTGGTTTATTAGCTTCAAAAATAACAGGATATTTCATTGCATCGCCATAAACAGCTTTAGCAATTTTACTGAGAGTATCACCTTTTTCAACAGTATGAAAAGTTGCTTCTCCCAACTCATGTTCAACCTCCATCCTGTCATCTACCGTAGCTATACCTTCGCTGTTTCCTACTACAAGAATTATTTTTTCTTTTTCAGTGGTATCATATGCTTTCCCAGTTACTGTAGCCACATCGTCATCTATAGAAACCTTAAGATCTTCTACTTTTAATTCAAGATCTAAAATTGTTTGCCTTATTTTAAGGGCTGCGGCCGCCTCTGCTGCTTTTCGGGCTGCTTCCCCGGCAGCTGATACTGCGGCTGCTTCAGCTGCTTTTTCAGCATCTGTTTTGTAACCAAACACTTTGGCTCCTGCATTTTTGATAAATGAAAATAATCCCATGGTTTTAATTTGTTTATTTAAGTTAATATATACCTAAATTTACGAAGTATTCTTATTGATTCAAAAAAACAAACTTAATAAAGGAAATAATCGATGAAAGTTATAAATCTGCCGATTTAAGGTAAAGTAGCAGGCATTTAACCATATTTTCCCTGTTAAAGTTTTGCTTTAGCTAAAAGTATTTCAACGATAAAAAGAAAACCGCTCCCAACTTAATTGAGAGCGGCTTTCCAACTAAATAACCAACCAAAAAATCAACTAACTAAACTTTTATTTTTCTTTGCTCGCCTTTGCGTGTAACATTCATAGTTTTGTTTACTATTTTAGTACGCTTACGCGAGGATGAGGTATCTTTACCTTGTGTGTTTTTTAAATATTGTATATATCCTCTACCTGTAAATTCATAAACCGTGCCAGACTCAGGATGATATAGCTCAATTGTTCTGTCATCTATAACGTAGAGTTCAAAATAATCATTGTCAAAGTAGTCATAATCTAATGTTAAAGTTTTTAAATAGGTTTCTCCGGGTATATCGTATACCGTATACACCCCTTCATAATCCCACTGTAAGTTGTTTACCGGCGTACCTGGAGTATCTATAGAAGAAAGGAAAATATCATTGCCATCAGCCAGGAAACTTAAGAAGTTTTCATTATCAAAATCATTTAAAGCCCCTTCTTCACTTACATATGTTTTTTCCCAAACATTGTACTCCTGTAAAAAGTAATGAATATTGTCATAAAACACATAGTCATAATCAAAATTGCTTGCTAAATAGCCTGTTAAAAAGTAGGAGGTGTCAGTAGGCCGGTGATACAGTTCTATCCTGTTATTGTTTAACTGAAAAACTTCCATTCTCCAAATCCCGTCTATATCATGATCTACTTCCAAAGTAGTTCCAGATGTACCGTAATACCCTACATCAATACCCAGGCCATTACCCGTAGAACCGATTCCCACTAAATTATTGTTGGCCATGAAAACCCCTCCGTTAAAACTCACGGTAAATGCCTTTTGTAAAAAAGGAACTTCTCCGTTGCCTTCGGTTTCATGTATATTTACATACCATAAATCATATGAAGCTAAGACTTCACCCAGTGTTACAACCGGTTCGTCAATAATATAATCGTCTTCTACCACCACCTCGGTATAGCAGGATGTAGTGAATATTAACACTGTAAATGATAAGAAAAGTAATTTTAATGCTTTCATGGTGATGAGTTTTAAAATTTATAATGGGTAACCAAGCATCATGCCAAAAAAAATAACCAACTGATAATCAATGAGTAATGTTTTTGTTTCTTTTTATCTATTTTTGAAGTACAGAAAATTAACTTATGCCAGATAATATTAAATTTGCAGTAATAGGGGGTGGTAGTTGGGCCACTGCCATAGCAAAAATGCTCTGTGAAAACCAAAAAGAAATAGGTTGGTACATGCGAAGTGTGTATATAAAAGAGTATATTTTAAATGAGCAACATAACCCCAATTATTTAAGTTCGGTAGAGTTTCACACCGATCAG includes:
- a CDS encoding 3-keto-disaccharide hydrolase — translated: MKKVKWLVLSKSVLFGSLLIISCKKQIVNTEDVVEVASEIAEETKPEPTKPEETEIWEPKVTVVAPGKNNNPPSDAIVLFDGKNLNEWITAKDSTEAKWTINEDGSMTVKDKTGDIQTKRNFGDVQLHIEWKSPAEIQGENQSRGNSGIFLQGRYEIQVLDNNNNETYVNGQVGSIYKQSVPLAMASVPSGEWNTYDIIYHAPRFNKAGNKIKSGTITVLHNGILIQDHYELKGTTEYIGLPKNPPHGKAPLILQDHGDNSRVSYRNIWVRELN
- a CDS encoding DUF4198 domain-containing protein; this translates as MKKIITVLLFIFLVTALFAHEYVLIAYDFFVKEGEKLELHLFVADGFNIELERPVQKSITKKFELITENGKTDLLSKLEDGTLPVLEMEVDFKGLGLIHMERDYARITLPNEEFKNYLQVDNIENIIVDDSTKTEQSERYTRYIKTLIQSNPKPGDRIYNTTVGHNFEIVLLQNPYELNRGDWIKAKVFFMGEPLKNKVITARNRMGNEPAIVQYSRTDENGICSFKLEREGDWFLHATHMIPSPDKNDSDWESFWTTFSFGLKESE
- a CDS encoding leucine-rich repeat domain-containing protein — translated: MKKYFYVLLFVAGGICMTSCNKDDDTPSPKSDAKQIISFVFKKEDNKALNEDVTAEINQEDKTITATVPFGTELTSLLPLIEVSEKATVSPTGTRDFSSEVDYVVTAENGTKATYKVSVKKADPGTGKQILSFVFKEEDNTALNEDVTAEINQEEKTITATVPFNTDVTSLLPLIEVSEKATVSPTGAQDFSSEVDYIVTADNGTKATYKVSVKKADPGTGKQILSFVFKEEDNTALNEDVTAEIDHDNHTIIASIPASIDLTTLTPSIEVSEGAAVSFSGPQECSNEVIYTVTAQDATQAAYTFAFKFTATTQKEVLMAIYKSNPCNTFGWDLDNEDISEWNGVEVDNQGNIIRLDLPSRKLTNLPAEIGQLTSLEYLSLRNNQLTSIPTEIGQLTNLEFLNLGNNQLTSIPIEIGQLTSLEQLYLNYNQLTNIPIEIGQLTSLKTLSLRSNQLTSIPTEIGQLTSLETLSLGNNQLTSIPAEIGQLTSLVSLYLDYNKLTSIPIEIEQLTSLKYLYLHNNQLTSIPAEIGQLTSLEYLYLSNNQLTSIPAEIGQLTNLETLSLSNNQLTSIPSEVCNLGNNGTTIKKDDDVTCETAVDDPEK
- a CDS encoding leucine-rich repeat domain-containing protein, with amino-acid sequence MKKYFYVLLFVAGGICITSCNKDDDNPSPKSDAKQILSFVFKAANNKALNEDVTAEINQEDKTIAATVPFGTELTSLLPEVKISEKAAVSPTGTRDFSNEVTYTVTAENGTKATYKVIVNQAEPNASNAKQILSFVFKEEDNKALNEDVTAAINQEDKTITATVPFGTELTSLLPLIEVSEEATVSPTGAQDFTNEVDYVVTAENGTTATYKVSVKEADPGTGKQILSFVFKATDNAVLNGEDVAAKIDQDNHTIIADILASIDATALTPSIEVSEGATVSSSGPQECSNEVIYTVTAQDATQATYTFTFNFTATTQKEVLMAIYKSNPCNTLGWDFNEDISDWTGVTVDDSEDNIIGLSLPSRKLTNLPAGIGQLTSLEDLILGDNQLTELPAEIGQLTLLEILYIGENELTGLPAEIGQLESLKELDLSGNQLTGLPEEIGQLANLEYLNLNKNQLTGLPAEIDQLTLLEILELKENLLTGFPTEIGQLESLKELLLSGNQLTSIPEQIGNLTDLTHLGLYDNKLEEVPVQIGNLINLTHLDLGKNLLTSIPAEIGNLESLEILDLDDNDQLTSIPQEVCDLEEDQETTINKDDGAICEGSEDD
- a CDS encoding leucine-rich repeat domain-containing protein, whose protein sequence is MKKYFYVLLFVAGGICMTSCNKDDDNPSPKSDAKQIISFVFKKEDNTALNEDVTAEINQEDKTITATVPFNTNVTSLFPLIEVSEEATVSPTSARDFTNEVTYTVTAKDGTQAIYKISVEIALNNATQITGFVFKEGDNKALNEDVTAEIDHDNHTIIASIPASIDVTSLTPSIEVSEGAAVSSSGPQECSNEIIYTVTAQDDTQVAYTFTFKFTATTEKEVLIAIYKSNPCNTLGWDITIEDLSEWTGITLDDEGKVIQLSLYDEIEVDGYGLTILPAEIGKLRSLEKLNLSGNKITELPTEIGKLLKLKHLDLKYNPLSELPTEISLLANLQILYLFETKLIEFPKQILQLTNLEKLDLSGNQITSLPIEIGLLTNLETLLLSNIHLVKFPGEILQLTNLEKLNLSGNQITSIPTEIEKLISLVELDLSKTHLVKFPGEILQLTNLEKLNLSGNQLTSIPTEIGELTSLVELDLQNTTLTSIPSEIGLLTSLEFLFLEDNQLTSIPAQVCDLKNKGTIIYNDKDVTCETAVDD
- a CDS encoding YicC/YloC family endoribonuclease is translated as MIKSMTGFGKSVIQLPNKKITIELKSLNSKSLDLNTRIPPSYREKELQMRNTIANVLVRGKIDMGLYVEITGEETTSQINAGVVKQYITQLKNIIDGDEVELLKMAVRMPDALKTEKEEVDEEEFKVINKALNEALSEIDKFRTQEGKVLENDFIERITAIQNLLTEVKKIDPERMVAVRERLEKAVTELKENVDENRFEQELIYYLEKYDITEEKVRLENHLDYFLETIKSNDSNGKKLGFICQEIGREINTMGSKANYAPLQQIVVQMKDELEKVKEQILNVL